AATCTTCGACTGCATGGACTTCCTCGCCTCGAACATCCTGATGCCGGCCGTCGGTGCCGGGGTCGCACTGTTCACCGCCTGGATTTCCTGGCCACGACTGGCGAACGAGCTGGCCGGCCCCGGCCAGCGCCCCCTGTGGCTGCACGGCATGTGGCTGCTGTGCGGCCTGGTCGCCCCGGTCGCCATCGGCATTATCTGGATCAACGGTCTTTGAGGAAGCCAGGGAGGGCCGCCCCTCCCTGACCCGCGTCAACATGCACAGCCGGATTTGTTTCAAAACAATGACAAAGTGATAAAATGATTGATTCACTTTACCCCATCCGTATGGCGCTTGATGCCTGGCCGTCTGCTTCCCCTGTTCTTGCTCGCGTTCTGCAGCCTGCTCCCCTGTCTGTTCATGCTCGGTCATACCGGCAACAGTGTGGTCCTGAAAATTTACGTGACCAGCATCACCATGCTGCTGCTGTGCGCCCTGCTGTGGCGGCATAGGCTGACCCAGCCCCTGTCGTTGCTGCTGTGTGCGCTGCTTGCCGCCAATTTCGGTCTTTCGCTGTTCAGCTACAGTCTCTACCAGGCGCCGTTTAATGATGGTTTCGCCCTGAGCATCCTTGAAACTCACCCTGACGAATCCTTCGAGATGCTGGCGATGTACTGGCCTTACCTCGCCGTCACCACCGTATCCGCCATCGGCCTGATGCTTCTGACCCGGAAACTGTCCCGCCGTCTGCCGACACGTGTGCTGCAGGCCGGCTCACTGCTGCTCGCCGCTTTCATGTCGGTCACCTACGCCAAGGCGGCGTACCACGATGACTCGTCCCAGCCCCGGCGCTGGGTACCCAGTGCTTACCTGATGGAAAAAAGTGCACAGTTCAATGCCAGCTACTTCATCGCGGCATTGAATGACAGCCAGTTGATCGGGGAAATCAGCCAGCGCAAGGTCCGGCACCACATCGAGCAGCGGCCTACCGGCATCGATACCTATGTAGTCGTGATCGGTGAATCGGCCCGGCGTCAGAGCATGAACCTGTACGGCTATCCCCAGCCCGACACGCCGCAGGCCAATGCCCAGCGGCAAAACATGCTGCTGTTCAACGATGCCATCGCTGCCGCGCCGCTCACGGTACTTGCCGTGCCACTGTCGCTCAGCATCGCATCGCCGGCCCGCTTCGAACTGCATGACTACGCCGACAACATCATCGGCCTGGCGGGTGAGGCCGGCTACCGGACCTACTGGCTCAGCGCGCAGGACGCCTACGACAGCTATGCCAATGCCGTCACGGCCATTGCCCTGAATGCCCGGGAAAAAGCCTGGGTCTCCGGCGACCATGACTTTTCCCTGCTCCCCCATCTGGACAAGGCACTGCAGCAGCCGGGCCGAAAGGTCATCTTCCTGCATCTGATGGGCAGCCACAGTTCGGCCTGCAAGCGGTTTCCGTCCGGGGCTGCCACACTGCACGAGCAAGGCGCCTACGACAGCTGCTACGTGAATTCGATCCGCTATACCGATTCCCTGCTCGGGCAGGTCTTCGCACGGCTGAAAGGCCAGCGGGCCTCCGTGCTGTACTACTCGGACCATGGTCAGGAAAGAACCCCGGACAATGGCGGCACCTATTATCACGGCGGCGAGTATCCCAGCCAGGAGGCCTATCGCGTCCCGCAGTTCATCTGGTACAGCGACGCCGTTCCGCGTGACCGGACCAGGACCGGACAGGTCAATGCGCCGTATTCGACCGCGGACAATTACTACCTGATGATGAACTGGCTCGGCATCCGGACCGGCGTCAGGGATTGTGCGTCACCGCTGTCGGACTGCTACGCGCCACCATCGTCCATCACCGTATTGAATGCGGCCAGACGCAAGCTGGACTATCACCGGCTGCCGGACAATGTCCGCCTCGCCCGGGCCGCACGCTAAGCCTGCATGCTGACCCAACACGACAAAGGGACCCGCGGGTCCCTTTGTCGTTGCTGGCTGCGTGCCCCTTACACCTGGAAGCGCGACACCGTTTCCCGCAGGCGCGAGGTCAGCTGATGCAGTTCGACGGTAGAGGTCGCCGTCTCCTTGGCCACCAGTGCATTGCTGGCTGCGCCTTGCGCGATCCGCTCCACATGCTGGGCGATATCGTTGCTGGCCTGGCTCTGCTCCTGCAGCGAGTGCGAGATATCGTTGACCACGCCGACCACCGAGGCGGAACTGGCACGGATGCGCCCGATCGCCTCGCCGCCCTGCCCGGCCAGTTGCACCCCGGTCTGCGCCCGCTTCACCGCATCGGCAATATTGTTGCGTGACGCATCCGACGTGGTCTGGATCGCACCGATCATGTTGCCGATTTCCTGGGTCGCCTGGGTCGTGCGCTCGGCCAGCTTGCGCACTTCGTCGGCCACCACCGCAAAGCCGCGACCGCTTTCACCTGCCCGTGCCGCTTCGATGGCGGCATTCAGCGCCAGCAAATTGGTCTGGTCGGCCACATCGCGGATCACGCTCATGATGCTCTTGATCGATTCGGTCTTCTCGGCCAGTTCGCGGATCGAATCCGATGCGACTTCCACTTCCTGGCTGATGCGGGTGATCTCGTCCACCGTGCCGTTGATGACCGTCGCGCCCTGCTCGGAAATTTCGCCCGAGGCCGCCGACTGCTCCCGCGCCAGCTGCGCGTTGTCGGCAATATGGGTGATGCTGGTGGTCAGCTGCTCGATGGCGGCAGCCATCGCTGCCGCGGCCTGGCTCTGGTTTTCCGAGTTCTCTGCATTGACGTCGGCATGCTTCTCGATTTCACCGGCCATCTGTCCGAGACTGTCGGCACTGTTGATGACGTCGGAGATCAGTGTGCGCAGCTTCTTCTGCATCCCGGCAATCGACGCCAGCAGGCTGGTGGTGTCATTGGCGGCCAGTTTCACCGGGTAACCGAGGTGGCCGTCGGAAATGGCGTGGACGATTTCGGCGGCATAGGCCGGCTCGCCACCCAGGCTGCGGATCACCCGCCGCGAGATCATCAGGCCGGCGGCCAGCAGCGCGCCGGTCAGCAGGGCGATAATCGGCAACAGCTCCAGGGCGCTCTTCCAGAATGCCGCGTCCACGTCGTCGACATAGACGCCGGTACCGACCACCCACTTCCATTCCGGCGTGGTCACCACAAACGAGACTTTCGGCACCGGCTTGTCGGCGCCCGGCTTGCCCCAGACATACTCCATGCGGCCATGATTCTGTGACAGCGCATTGCGGAACATGTCGCCCATCGGCTGGCCGTCCGGCGTCTTGACCTTCTCGATGCTGGTGCCGAGCAGTTCCGGACGCGGCCCGATCGCCGCATAGTTGAAGTCCTTGTCGAGCATGAAGATATAGCCGGTCTGCCCGTCATAGCGCTGTGCCGACACGGCAGCCTTGGCCTGGCGCTGGGCCTCGGCCAGCGGCAACCGGCCGCTTCTGGCCTCGTTCTCGTAATACCCGACCAGCGTGACCGCGGCCTCGACCAGGTTGCGGGTCTTGGCAACCCGGTCCTCGAGCATGGTGTCACGCTGCCCCTTGAGCGCAATCACGCTCAATATCACCATGCCGGCGCAGGCCAGTCCGACCAGCGCGCCCAGCTTGGCGCGCATGGATAATTCTCGTTTCGCCGACATAATTTTTCCCCTTGATTCTTTGTCGTGTTCTGCATGGAGCGGTTCGCCCACAACGAACCGGACCTTGATCCGGCGCATTGCACGGCAGGCAAAAATGGTTGCCAGCCTGAGATACATCGGACCCGGCTCGGGTTTATTTAATCTGGATGCCGATTATTCACTAAAAATTAAAGGCTGGCGCGACATGTTCTGTCGCGCCAGCCTCATGATGCGGGCCTGTCGACCAACGGCAGGCCGGCCAGCCTCAAGTCAGGGGGAAAACCGCTTACTTCATCGTCGGCATGGAAAACTCGGCCGTCAGCCGTGCAGGCCAGCGCGAGGTCACCGTCTTCATCCGCGTATAGAACCGTACGCCTTCGTGGCCATGCACGTGATGATCGCCAAACAGCGATGCCTTCCAGCCGCCGAAGCTCATGAATGCCATCGGCACCGGAATCGGCACATTGACCCCGACCATGCCGACCTGGATGCGACGGGTGAATTCGCGCGCCGCGCCGCCGTCGCGGGTAAAGATGGCAGTGCCGTTGCCGAATGGGTGGCCGTTGATCAGTCCGATGGCCTCGTCCAGCGACGCGACCCGCACCACGGCCAGCACCGGGCCGAAGATTTCTTCCTGATAAATGCTCATGCCCGGTGTGACATGGTCGAACAGGGTGCCGCCGACAAAGAAGCCATTCTCGTGACCGGCCACCACATGGCCACGGCCATCAACCACCAGCGTCGCCCCCTCGGCCACGCCGGCCGCGATATGGCTTTCCACCCTGGCCTTGTGCTCGCGGGTGACCAGCGGTCCCATGTCGGCGTCGGCCTGGCTGCCCGGGCCGATCTTCAGCGAACGGGTCCGCCCGGCCAGCTCGGCAACCAGTGCATCGGCCGCATCACCGACCGCCACCGCAACCGAAATCGCCATGCAGCGCTCGCCGGCCGAACCGTAGGCCGCCCCCATCAGCGCGTCGGCGGTCTGGGCAATATCGGCGTCCGGCATCACCACCAGATGGTTCTTCGCCCCGCCGAGCGCCTGCACCCGCTTGCCGGCGGCAGTGCCGCGGCTGTGGATGTAACGGGCGATCGGTGTCGAGCCGACAAAGCTCACGGCCGCCACGTCGGGATGGTCAAGCAGCGCGTCGACGGCGGTCTTGTCGCCATGCACGACGTTGAACACGCCATCGGGCAGACCGGCCTCGTGCAGATAGTCGGCCAGTTTCAGTGCGGCTGACGGATCACGCTCCGATGGCTTGAGCACGAAGGTATTCCCGCAGGCCAGTGCGACCGGAATCATCCACAGCGGCACCATGGCCGGGAAGTTGAACGGCGTGATGCCCGCCACCACCCCCAGCGGCTGGCGCAGATTGTAACTGTCGACCCCGGTGCCGACCTGATCGCAGTATTCACCCTTCAGCAGTTGCGGGATGCCGCAGGCGAATTCGACCACCTCCAGCCCGCGCGTGACCTCGCCCAGCGCATCCGGCACGGTCTTGCCATGCTCGGTCGAGATCAGGGCAGCCAGGGCCGGGGCTTCGCGTTCCAGGATCTCCTTGAACCTGAACATCACCCGCGCCCGCTTCAGCGGCGGCGTTTCCGCCCACGCCGGCCACGCCGCCTGCGCGGCGGCCACCGCCGCGTCGACATCGCCCGCATCGGCCAGGCACAGCCTGGCGGTCACTTCACCCCAGGCCGGGTTGTACACGTCGCCGCGCCGCACGCCGCGGCCGGTCGTCCGCTGGCCGGCAATGTAATGGGGGATTTCCTGCATGGTTTTCTCCACGATTCCAGTGTTCTCAGTTGATTTCACGCAGCACGTCACCAATGGTGGCGAACAGCCGTCCGATCTCGGCGCTGTCGATGATCAGCGGCGGCGAGCAGGCGATGACGTCGCCGGTAAAGCGCACCATCACGCCCTTTTCCCAGCATTTGAGGAACACATCATAGCCGCGCGCGCCCGGCTCGCCGGGTCGCGACTCCAGTTCGATGCCGGCCACCAGGCCGAGGTTGCGGATGTCCTTGACGAACGGCGCGCCGCGCAGGCTGTGCGCCGCTTCCTCGAACGCCGGCGCCATGCCGGCGCTGCGCTCGAACAGTTGCTCGTCCCGGTACAGTTTCAGTGTGGCGATCGCCGCCGCGCAGGCCAGCGGGTGGCCGGAGTAGGTGTAACCGTGCGGGAATTCGATGGCGCGCTCGCCGACGGCCGCGGCCATGAACGCATCGTGAATGGCCGGTTTGACCAGTACGGCACCCATCGGCACCGCGCCATTGGTCAGCCCCTTGGCGCAGGTCAGAATGTCCGGCACCACATCGAAGCGCTGCGACGCCCACGGCGCGCCCAGGCGGCCGAAGCCGGTAATGACTTCATCGAAAATCAGCAGGATGCCGTATTTGTCACAGATCTCGCGCAACCGCTTCAGATAGCCTTTCGGCGGCAGAATCACGCCGGTCGAGCCCTGCATCGGCTCGACGATCACCGCGGCAATGGTCGACGGATCATGCAGGGTGACGATGCGCGACTCCAGTTCGTCGGCCAGCTCGATGCCGAAGGCCGGCTCGCCACGGCTGAACGCGTTGCGATCGATATCGAGCGGATGGCGCAGATGGTCCACCGCAGCCAGACCGACCGGGAAGTGCTTGCGGTTGCCGGCGATGCCACCGACCGCCACACCGCCGTAGTTGACGCCGTGATAGCCGCGCTCGCGGCCGATCAGCTTGACCCGCGCCGCATCGCCGCGTACCCGGTGATAGGCCTGGGCGATCTTCAGCGCCGTATCGGCGGCTTCCGAGCCGGAGTTGACGAAGAACACCTTGTCCAGCCCCGCCGGTGCCATGCCGGCCAGCGCGGTCGCAGCCTCGAACATCTGCGGATGGCCCATTTGGAATGGTGGCGCGTAATCGAGCACGGCAGCCGCACGCTGGATCGCCTCGACGATCGGGCGCCGGTTGTGGCCGGCATTCACGCACCACAGGCCGGAGGTGCCATCCAGCACCTTGCGGCCGCTGTCATCGGTGTAATACATGCCGTCGGCCGCACACAGCAGGCGCGGACTGGCCTTGTAGTGGCGGTTGGAAGTGAACGGCATCCAGAGCGCGTCGAGGTCGGCGGGTTTCATGTTTCTCTCTCTCATGTCGGTTTGCGCTGCGATGGCGCGGGCATTGCCCGCTCAGCGGCTGCCGGGGCAATGCCTGCAATCTAGGTTGCATGCCGGGACAAAAACAGAGACAGTTCGCACAAATTGCAACGGTACTGTACTGGCCAATCCACCATGACACTCGAACACTACGTGCTGCCGGAGATGGCGCATGCCACGCTGGTCGAACGCGTCATCGCCCTGTTCGACCAGGCGATCAAGACCCGGCGGCTGTCACCTGGCCACCGGGTGCCGTCGATCCGCAAGCTGGCGGGCGAACTGGCCATCAGCCCGTTCACCGTGACCGACGCCTATCAGCGGCTGGTCGCGCGCGGCCTGCTCGAATCACGGCGCGGTTCCGGCTACTTTGTCGCCGGCGGCCGCCCGGTCAGCACGCCGGCCGACCCGCCGCCGGTGCGCGAGCTGGCCATCGATGCCTACTGGCTGTCGCGCAATGTGTACGAGTCCGGCGACATGCTGCTGCCGGTCGGTGGCGGCTGGCTGCCATCGTCATGGTTCGAGGCAGTGCCGCTGGCCCGCGCCCTGCGGGCACTGGCGCGCGACGGCATGCCAACCACACGCTATGGCCAGCCGCAGGGCTGGCTGCCGCTGCGCGAGCATATCGCCGACCGGCTGGGTGATGCGGAGATCACCGCCAGCCCGCGCGATATCGTACTGACCCACGGCGCCAGCCAGGCGATCGACCTCGCCGCCGCCGTGCTGGCGCGGCCCGGCGATACCGTGCTGGTCGACGACCCCGGCTACTGCAACCTGATTTCCTGCCTGCAACTGCGCGGACTGAACGTGATCGGCGCGCCGTGGACGCCACAGGGACCGGATCTGGCCGAACTGGCCCGCCTTGCCGCCCTGCATCGTCCGCGTGCGTTCTTCACCAATCCGTGGCTGCAGAATCCGACCGGCTGCTCATACACGCCGGCCACGGCATTCGGCGTGCTGCGACTGGCTGGCGAATTCGACTTCACCGTGGTCGAGGACAATGTGTCGGCCGATT
This window of the Microvirgula aerodenitrificans DSM 15089 genome carries:
- a CDS encoding CoA-acylating methylmalonate-semialdehyde dehydrogenase, encoding MQEIPHYIAGQRTTGRGVRRGDVYNPAWGEVTARLCLADAGDVDAAVAAAQAAWPAWAETPPLKRARVMFRFKEILEREAPALAALISTEHGKTVPDALGEVTRGLEVVEFACGIPQLLKGEYCDQVGTGVDSYNLRQPLGVVAGITPFNFPAMVPLWMIPVALACGNTFVLKPSERDPSAALKLADYLHEAGLPDGVFNVVHGDKTAVDALLDHPDVAAVSFVGSTPIARYIHSRGTAAGKRVQALGGAKNHLVVMPDADIAQTADALMGAAYGSAGERCMAISVAVAVGDAADALVAELAGRTRSLKIGPGSQADADMGPLVTREHKARVESHIAAGVAEGATLVVDGRGHVVAGHENGFFVGGTLFDHVTPGMSIYQEEIFGPVLAVVRVASLDEAIGLINGHPFGNGTAIFTRDGGAAREFTRRIQVGMVGVNVPIPVPMAFMSFGGWKASLFGDHHVHGHEGVRFYTRMKTVTSRWPARLTAEFSMPTMK
- a CDS encoding aminotransferase-like domain-containing protein, which codes for MTLEHYVLPEMAHATLVERVIALFDQAIKTRRLSPGHRVPSIRKLAGELAISPFTVTDAYQRLVARGLLESRRGSGYFVAGGRPVSTPADPPPVRELAIDAYWLSRNVYESGDMLLPVGGGWLPSSWFEAVPLARALRALARDGMPTTRYGQPQGWLPLREHIADRLGDAEITASPRDIVLTHGASQAIDLAAAVLARPGDTVLVDDPGYCNLISCLQLRGLNVIGAPWTPQGPDLAELARLAALHRPRAFFTNPWLQNPTGCSYTPATAFGVLRLAGEFDFTVVEDNVSADFVSGRQTALAAQGGLGRVMYIGSFSKTLSPALRVGFVATDRARADELAHVKMITGLTSSEYGERMVLSLLEDGSARRQIERLRARLAEAQPRARARLEAAGYECFGSESGGMFIWARRPGHDPVARAEHAGRAGVLLAPGRLFRPGQTGSEWLRFNAAYCLDARLDGVL
- a CDS encoding methyl-accepting chemotaxis protein, which encodes MRAKLGALVGLACAGMVILSVIALKGQRDTMLEDRVAKTRNLVEAAVTLVGYYENEARSGRLPLAEAQRQAKAAVSAQRYDGQTGYIFMLDKDFNYAAIGPRPELLGTSIEKVKTPDGQPMGDMFRNALSQNHGRMEYVWGKPGADKPVPKVSFVVTTPEWKWVVGTGVYVDDVDAAFWKSALELLPIIALLTGALLAAGLMISRRVIRSLGGEPAYAAEIVHAISDGHLGYPVKLAANDTTSLLASIAGMQKKLRTLISDVINSADSLGQMAGEIEKHADVNAENSENQSQAAAAMAAAIEQLTTSITHIADNAQLAREQSAASGEISEQGATVINGTVDEITRISQEVEVASDSIRELAEKTESIKSIMSVIRDVADQTNLLALNAAIEAARAGESGRGFAVVADEVRKLAERTTQATQEIGNMIGAIQTTSDASRNNIADAVKRAQTGVQLAGQGGEAIGRIRASSASVVGVVNDISHSLQEQSQASNDIAQHVERIAQGAASNALVAKETATSTVELHQLTSRLRETVSRFQV
- a CDS encoding phosphoethanolamine transferase, producing MTSITMLLLCALLWRHRLTQPLSLLLCALLAANFGLSLFSYSLYQAPFNDGFALSILETHPDESFEMLAMYWPYLAVTTVSAIGLMLLTRKLSRRLPTRVLQAGSLLLAAFMSVTYAKAAYHDDSSQPRRWVPSAYLMEKSAQFNASYFIAALNDSQLIGEISQRKVRHHIEQRPTGIDTYVVVIGESARRQSMNLYGYPQPDTPQANAQRQNMLLFNDAIAAAPLTVLAVPLSLSIASPARFELHDYADNIIGLAGEAGYRTYWLSAQDAYDSYANAVTAIALNAREKAWVSGDHDFSLLPHLDKALQQPGRKVIFLHLMGSHSSACKRFPSGAATLHEQGAYDSCYVNSIRYTDSLLGQVFARLKGQRASVLYYSDHGQERTPDNGGTYYHGGEYPSQEAYRVPQFIWYSDAVPRDRTRTGQVNAPYSTADNYYLMMNWLGIRTGVRDCASPLSDCYAPPSSITVLNAARRKLDYHRLPDNVRLARAAR
- a CDS encoding aspartate aminotransferase family protein, which translates into the protein MKPADLDALWMPFTSNRHYKASPRLLCAADGMYYTDDSGRKVLDGTSGLWCVNAGHNRRPIVEAIQRAAAVLDYAPPFQMGHPQMFEAATALAGMAPAGLDKVFFVNSGSEAADTALKIAQAYHRVRGDAARVKLIGRERGYHGVNYGGVAVGGIAGNRKHFPVGLAAVDHLRHPLDIDRNAFSRGEPAFGIELADELESRIVTLHDPSTIAAVIVEPMQGSTGVILPPKGYLKRLREICDKYGILLIFDEVITGFGRLGAPWASQRFDVVPDILTCAKGLTNGAVPMGAVLVKPAIHDAFMAAAVGERAIEFPHGYTYSGHPLACAAAIATLKLYRDEQLFERSAGMAPAFEEAAHSLRGAPFVKDIRNLGLVAGIELESRPGEPGARGYDVFLKCWEKGVMVRFTGDVIACSPPLIIDSAEIGRLFATIGDVLREIN